The following coding sequences are from one Anguilla anguilla isolate fAngAng1 chromosome 12, fAngAng1.pri, whole genome shotgun sequence window:
- the LOC118210171 gene encoding olfactory receptor 1M1-like → MKMANGSLIEFFILAAYGELGHTQYVYFLFILLLYLFIVMLNILLISTISLDRQLHKPMYFFMVNLGVNGLYGSLGLIPTLLVHVLSGTHEISRPACLVQIFCLHTYGVCEFTTLAVMAYDRYVSICNPLWYDRIMTPLKVFAFVAGVWLFTVGKTSVTVVLTSQLPLCGMHIEKLYCDNFSLVKLACRDTTVNNVYGLVSLFMSVGPQLSLILYSYGKIITISLKASSNSRAKAVHTCTPHLISLANFSIACTFEVLQSRFDMSKVPRTFRLIVSVYFLVFTPLLNPIIYGVRSEVIRKSMLKVLNIKRTTNQAMSNQTQ, encoded by the coding sequence ATGAAAATGGCAAATGGATCACTGATAGAGTTCTTCATATTGGCCGCATACGGTGAACTTGGACACACACAAtatgtttatttcctgtttattcttttgttgtatttattcatCGTCATGCTAAACATTCTCCTTATCAGTACTATATCACTGGACAGGCAGCTGCACAAGCCCATGTATTTCTTTATGGTCAACTTAGGTGTGAACGGCCTGTACGGGAGCTTGGGGTTGATCCCAACGCTGTTAGTGCACGTCCTGTCGGGGACCCACGAGATCAGCCGCCCTGCTTGTCTGGTGCAGATCTTCTGCTTGCACACGTACGGCGTCTGCGAGTTCACGACTTTAGCCGTGATGGCGTACGACCGCTACGTGTCCATCTGCAACCCCCTGTGGTACGACAGGATCATGACCCCTTTGAAAGTGTTCGCTTTCGTCGCCGGCGTCTGGCTGTTCACCGTCGGTAAAACCTCGGTGACCGTTGTtctgacctctcagctgccGCTGTGCGGAATGCACATCGAGAAGCTGTACTGTGACAACTTCTCCCTGGTGAAACTTGCCTGCAGGGACACCACGGTGAACAACGTCTACGGACTCGTCAGCCTTTTCATGTCCGTGGGCCCTCAGCTGTCCCTCATCCTGTACTCCTACGGAAAAATAATCACGATCTCTCTGAAGGCGAGCAGCAACTCTCGAGCCAAAGCCGTTCACACCTGCACGCCTCACTTGATAAGTCTGGCCAATTTTTCCATCGCTTGCACTTTCGAAGTGCTCCAGAGCCGATTTGACATGAGCAAAGTGCCCCGTACCTTTCGCCTGATCGTATCGGTGTATTTCCTGGTTTTTACCCCCCTCCTAAACCCGATCATTTATGGAGTCCGCTCTGAGGTCATTAGGAAGAGCATGCTCAAAGTCCTCAATATCAAGAGAACGACCAACCAGGCCATGTCCAACCAGACCCAATGA
- the LOC118209845 gene encoding olfactory receptor 51L1-like isoform X2, translated as MENGSVVTSFILKAYTEMEDHRYLYFTGFLLLFILMLMTNIILLTVIYIETSLHEPMYFLLCNLSVNGIYGTVSLLPSLLENLMSRTYEISLAACLLQIFCIHTYGSVEFNTLAVMGYDRYVAICHPLHYHQLMSHRKVYALIALCWIHPFIIFGLYFILTVQYTFCGRIIEKVYCINFELVKLSCFEISFHSKVGFVVTVFLIVPQLLMILYSYAQILRICLTASKESQAKAIQTCTPHLLAVINYAVGSFFEIIQSRFNMSHVPFKARIFLALYFLIFPPLFNPVIYGISIRAIRIQIFKLFITRKNNTFLSQ; from the coding sequence ATGGAGAATGGATCAGTGGTGACGTCATTTATATTGAAGGCATACACTGAAATGGAAGACCATAGATATCTATACTTCACAGGTTTCCTGTTATTGTTCATCCTTATGCTAATGACAAATATCATTCTTCTTACAGTAATTTATATTGAAACCAGTCTCCATGAAcccatgtattttttattgtgtaacTTATCAGTGAATGGAATTTATGGCACTGTATCTTTATTACCATCATTACTTGAAAATTTAATGTCTCGTACTTATGAAATATCTCTGGCTGCTTGTTTATTACAAATCttttgtatacacacatatggtTCAGTTGAATTTAATACTTTAGCAGTGATGGGCTATGACCGATATGTTGCCATTTGTCATCCATTACACTATCACCAATTAATGTCTCATAGAAAAGTGTATGCACTTATAGCATTGTGCTGGATTCATCCTTTCATTATATTTGGGCTGTATTTTATATTAACTGTACAGTATACATTTTGTGGCAGGATCATAGAAAAGGTGTATTGTATTAATTTTGAATTAGTGAAACTGTCTTGTTTTGAAATTTCTTTCCACAGCAAAGTTGGCTTTGttgtaactgtttttttaattgttccaCAGCTGCTCATGATACTATATTCATATGCACAAATCCTCAGAATCTGCCTGACTGCTTCTAAGGAGTCTCAGGCCAAAGCTATTcaaacatgcaccccacacttaCTGGCTGTGATTAATTATGCAGTAGGATCCTTTTTTGAAATTATCCAGAGTCGTTTCAATATGAGTCATGTACCATTTAAAGCTCGCATATTTCTTGCCCTTTACTTTCTGATATTTCCCCCATTGTTTAATCCTGTCATTTATGGAATTAGCATTCGAGCTATCAGAATTCAGATTTTCAAACTGTTCATTACTcgtaaaaacaacacatttttaagccAATAA